The DNA window AACCAATTCAGCAAATAGTTGAACTGCATTCTGCAGCTGCACGTAATGAAACTATATGAATGGAATAACAGTGGCCCGAGGGTACGTCACATTTGATCTGTGGATTTCCTTTCCAGAGCGTGTACAAGTGTGACTTCCTCAACCTTCAGCTCCAGCAGCCTCTCCAGTTGGCAGGTGACGCGGTAGAGGCCTTTCTTCGCCAGCTCCACAACCCCATCGACGCTCTGCCGGCTCAGCTTTTCCACGTGGTGGTCttctccctgctcctctcctaCTTCCCCTCACCGTACCAGCGCTGGATCTGCTGCAAGAAAGCCCacgagctgctggagctgcacgGCCTGCTGCTCATCATCACGCCCGACTCCTCCCACCAAAACCGCCACGCCCTGATGATGCGCAGCTGGCGCGTCGCCGTGGAGTCGCTGGGCTTCAAGCGCTACAAATACGTCAAGTATTCCCACATGCATCTCATCGCCTTCCGCAAGGTGTCCCTGGCCACCACCAGCGACCTGGTGTCACGCAACTACCCCGAGATGCTCTACATCCCTCAGGACTTTAACTCcaacgaggaggaggactgcGCCGACATACCGGTGCAGGTTCGCTCCGAGTACGAGGATGACCAGGTGGCTTGGGGTTTCATGGAGCTGCCGGACACGCCCTACGATTCAGATTCCGGGGAGAGCCAGAGTAGCTCCGTGCCTGGCTTTCATGAGCTAGACGATCCCATCCTGCTTCAGAGCTAGGCTAAACCAGCAACCCCACCGCCCCtggccccccccccctcctcctcgtaCCTTTTGTCTACCTAACTCTCATCTCCCTTTCGACTGCTGCGCTGCCAAATTTAACCTGCTGCATTCTTCTCCCActtctcctcccgctcctcGAAACAATGCAGTTTGCACAGTGTGAAAGAGAGAAgtttacatattattttcaCATATCCTCTTCCGAgagtgcatacacacacacacacacacacgcacacacacatgcacatacacacacactaagatgGATATATTTTGATAAATAGCTAGGTTTTTTAAGAGTTGGAAACTGAATGACCTTAAGGTGTCTAATCTCCACGCTCCTTTATTTCCACCCCATCTTTTGATCAGCTCTCAATAACAAAAGTCAGCTTGTCTACATTCTGTACTCAGTATTTGAATAAGCTAGTGTCGCAGGCTGCTTAGTACAAAAGCCAAAAACAGCAACCCAAGCAGTCTGACAGGAGTTTGATTGCACTGGAGAGACTGAGATGGGATGAGTGGACTGGTACGCTTGCTTCTGTCACAGTCATGCAGCTAGAGTTTCAGAAAATTCTTGATGTGCATTTAGTtttccaagacaaaaaaaaaaaaaaagttcattgttttcaaatatatatattcttagtCAGATTTCGGTGTTGTCCAGTGTAGTGCGGCAATGCCATTTTAACTCGGCATCCCCCGAACGACTTGTGTATCTTTTACGAGAAAGTGGTATTTGTAGCATTTTAAAGACTTTCTGAACCATACAGTAGGAGTATTACTAGGTTTactaatgtgaaaatgtaactGTTTACTTTTTGTGTAACAAGGTACAAGTGCAAAACAGGTATTGCTATTCTATCCCCTCCTCTCATTGTCCTCACAAACATTAATTCAGAATCCTGTTAGGTACCgatgtgtttttttgctcttgAGCAGAGAAATAGTACAACACTGCAAGTCAGTGACACAATAAATGGACTTTCCAGCACCAGTATCCTTTGACACAATTTTGTAACTTTGATGTGAGAATACATTCAGTACTCCAAAAATATCCTGATCTGAGCTCCTCCTAGTCAGAAGATTCACCTTGACAGAAGAGATTTGCACTAATGTATGGTTTTGTGAAATGGAACCTCTGGAACAGGTGAAATCAGGACCAGATCCTGATCTGGTGATACTTTATGCTAATGGGGGAGGTTTTAGCTAAAGACACTACCGGGTAaaatgttagtgtgtgtttccGCCAGTCCCTGAACAGGCTAAACGTGCGGATGTGGTTGTCGGTGTGAATgaaagagtgtgttttttttttttgttttctttttgtcagtggCACTTTATCGTTGATCCCAAAGGGTGTCACAAAACTACGTTCCCATAATGATAGTTTTACAACCAATGTGACAGCGCCCATACAATAATAGTAGATAGTTTAAGGTGCCTTCTTTGTACATATTTGTGTTGCAAATTGAATCTCAAGCCCCTGGAGACAGTTCATTTCATAACATTTTAAAAGCCCGGTGTGTAAGATTTACGTCTCAGTTGCACCTTTGAGTCCATTTGCACACAATGGCTACATGGGTTGTCCTACACACTTAGAAAATAAGGGGAATTAAGTTGTTCAGATTGGCAGACCTCACCATTATATcccactaaatcctacacaccggcccttttaattaaaagttagAAAGCTTCTTTAGCCAAGCAGTATGCACAAACTGTTCACTTCTCCTTTGTCATAATAATGGAACAAGAAACATGTCCATAGATGGTGTAATACAGTGTGTTGTTCCCATTTCCATATCATTTTCAATACACATCTCTTGGCTGATATTTCCcgtttcaacaaaatgaaaagtttcACAGTACCACACACAATCTGACTTTGAAGAAGCGTGTTTTGTGATTTGTCTTCCAGTGTTTCTTTGCATGAGGTGGttcatcttcattttcatcaatGCAGAACAATGTGTGCTTATAGTATGGTTGTATTTCTCTTTTATAAATGAATGTACATgatgtttgcgtgtgtgtgattattattattctgtctgtactgtgtctttgtttttgaagtTACAGTTCTATGAAGGTTTTAATGAGTTGTTACTCAGGAGCACAACATTGATTAGtgtttttatacacatataaaatTAGTATTAGCAGTTAGATTACTTTAATTATAATTACTAATACTactgtgtgtgtaatgtattggtaaatattttattgccaACTGTAGTATTTTACTAAATCCAAAATATTTGCCTTAGTACcttttggaaaacaaaagataaaaaataaattacaaaagcACAAAACTGTAAGGAGCATGCTGCAGCAGAAGGCAAAAATTACTCACTCAGGCAAAATTTGTAATCgtatcattatttattcagatcTCTTATTTTGTGGAAACGTATAAAAAAATGCGGGTTACTTCTTTAACGTTGTAAAATCAGTTTGACCTTCCGCGCTTGCCGTAGTTCAGGCAGAAACATGGCGTCCATCACCTGACTCAAAAGTTTTGACGTGACAAACTTTTTGAACTAATATGCCTTTCACACTCCTGGCAGCTGCTTTCAGGACAGTAGttctgctgcattttaaatccGCACCGGACACTAGATGAAAGAATACAAAGACCGACCGTCAAGATGTAAATATGCTGACGCTTCGCTGCTAGCTAACAGTTGCTAAGTTAGCTACTTTCAAAAGTTCCTGGCAACTTTGTTAAGTTGTCGCGGGATTTGAAATATTATAACGGACAGATAAACTGACTGTACCTGCTAAGGGTCAGTTTTTTTGGGTtgggacattttgtttttcgtttCAAAATGTGTCGTTTTCTACGCTACTGTGTCAGCCATTGCCTGCACGCGGCCATGACCCGGCTGGATGAGGTCAACGGAGAGGTGAGCGTGTGGTCGTCTGTCCGGTGGCTGGGCTACCTGTCCAGCCTTAACCTGCTCGTAGCCCTGTGTCTGGGTCTCTATGTCCAGTGGGAGAGCACCGCGGAGTCCACCCTCCTTGTCATTTT is part of the Mugil cephalus isolate CIBA_MC_2020 chromosome 10, CIBA_Mcephalus_1.1, whole genome shotgun sequence genome and encodes:
- the bmt2 gene encoding S-adenosylmethionine sensor upstream of mTORC1 isoform X2 — translated: MQKSQCLEYRIGRDDNLFEVHLGCCRRTTCLQGFAMGDFDKIWREHCEDEQTLSEYALAMKNLADNHWTKNCEGEGRIEWCRSVCQEYFLDGGMKRMLEKDEKSATLAMGLTATSVSAQPYSTIPSSISHLGKMRLLDVGSCFNPFLKFDEFLTVGIDIVPAVESVYKCDFLNLQLQQPLQLAGDAVEAFLRQLHNPIDALPAQLFHVVVFSLLLSYFPSPYQRWICCKKAHELLELHGLLLIITPDSSHQNRHALMMRSWRVAVESLGFKRYKYVKYSHMHLIAFRKVSLATTSDLVSRNYPEMLYIPQDFNSNEEEDCADIPVQVRSEYEDDQVAWGFMELPDTPYDSDSGESQSSSVPGFHELDDPILLQS
- the bmt2 gene encoding S-adenosylmethionine sensor upstream of mTORC1 isoform X1 produces the protein MDPGDNVETGETETYMDVYMPIPNEAPCKNEQEKLSGVVKNVHRKLRRKYKEVGDFDKIWREHCEDEQTLSEYALAMKNLADNHWTKNCEGEGRIEWCRSVCQEYFLDGGMKRMLEKDEKSATLAMGLTATSVSAQPYSTIPSSISHLGKMRLLDVGSCFNPFLKFDEFLTVGIDIVPAVESVYKCDFLNLQLQQPLQLAGDAVEAFLRQLHNPIDALPAQLFHVVVFSLLLSYFPSPYQRWICCKKAHELLELHGLLLIITPDSSHQNRHALMMRSWRVAVESLGFKRYKYVKYSHMHLIAFRKVSLATTSDLVSRNYPEMLYIPQDFNSNEEEDCADIPVQVRSEYEDDQVAWGFMELPDTPYDSDSGESQSSSVPGFHELDDPILLQS
- the bmt2 gene encoding S-adenosylmethionine sensor upstream of mTORC1 isoform X3, producing the protein MGDFDKIWREHCEDEQTLSEYALAMKNLADNHWTKNCEGEGRIEWCRSVCQEYFLDGGMKRMLEKDEKSATLAMGLTATSVSAQPYSTIPSSISHLGKMRLLDVGSCFNPFLKFDEFLTVGIDIVPAVESVYKCDFLNLQLQQPLQLAGDAVEAFLRQLHNPIDALPAQLFHVVVFSLLLSYFPSPYQRWICCKKAHELLELHGLLLIITPDSSHQNRHALMMRSWRVAVESLGFKRYKYVKYSHMHLIAFRKVSLATTSDLVSRNYPEMLYIPQDFNSNEEEDCADIPVQVRSEYEDDQVAWGFMELPDTPYDSDSGESQSSSVPGFHELDDPILLQS